A genomic window from Scophthalmus maximus strain ysfricsl-2021 chromosome 17, ASM2237912v1, whole genome shotgun sequence includes:
- the gpatch8 gene encoding G patch domain-containing protein 8 isoform X3 — protein MGMGRMEMELDYAEDATEKRRVLEVEKEDTEELRQKYKDQVEKEKAIAKALEDLRANFYCELCDKQYTKHQEFDNHINSYDHAHKQRLKELKQREFARNVSSRSRKGGKKQEKMLRRLHELAEQRKHQDRTPGSGPMFKPTTVAVDGETAEDGDNMTPENPALTECVPEPEKSQASPKPGPAISFSLGKNSSSSPTPSSASKVSVSFSFAKKAPVKLETAAAVFADHGEEAMEDEESQDGEKAGGQEETPVSGTESPKGVSGGVEGGEGEEAAGTEEVQQPDDGASLASTLNKLKMMMKKEEGYAGQEPQYYHYIPPAHCRVKPHFQFLLFMKATDQCEIKVDEDEEEEEDELEEKKIKESPEREPNPDVTDSSPNKPEQEQEEKQEEEEKEATSTADSEPTPPSPKVKTQDVSSCAADAADVADAVSTAPTSPLQKAENTPVTMDSNSGPKIPTGPFFPVLSKDESTTLQWPSELLEFTKAQPSLSYSCNPLYFDFKLSRNKGARGGKAAKSPKPEESDDKGQEVATSTAEVDTTTTKPGTSADKEKSVTKGETGKLEGDEQKPETGSSSAKKKKKKKKHKKSAKHSKRKEKEKGAAQDAEGETEVMQEKPKKKKKHKRKKSKNKAPNQEEAAGDEKEKAKPKSEDKAVSSTVQLTTGGGGATANTGVELGKRKRSAKEVPSKSAAEEGGARKSSDKANTSEEHSGAKRQKTESGASQGASCSTSAQKSPGPGRPPSSESEEEGGSNTQRSRHHRSSPREQRRHHSEESRRSCSRSSRRGERRGTSRRRHRGKTSHSHSYSSSSERSSAGSSAYSHRSRSYSDSYSDDSAEGRRRRRSKRSSESEYERRGSRGRRRSRRHQYSSSSSDDSRSRSRSYSRRKRHRRHHRSSSRSSSSWSRSTSARSWRRSYSRSHSSASRSSSSAKVSPHRRVPRGRGDGDALRRDFNRSRIYRSQSPRSRGLNRNAHSSSSQALRPGGSRDAGEQKNSLTARQLLERVQSKKSSDDSATGTKSGVKIKDPPQGYFGPKLPPTLGSKAMLPLFGKLQAGKKPLIPLTRPDEGEKSGTGKEAEAEVILVEPIREFPPPPPPPAPPVQKVEEAPQITVVQEETQHPATEEVLQDPQQLFEQEPSMMMPQYQGDPGQDPSQNPMMEPLMPEMQQPQQMHAYPAYPPPDLEGEGMEAEEDGLAPLESQPITFTPEEMEKYSKLQQAAQQHIQQQLMAKQVKTFPSAAAAAAAANMAANLAPAPPQPTLQQIHIQQPTVSMASGTSITTMQHAILQHHAATAAAMGIHPAHAHHPHPAHAQLAQVHHIPQHHFTPISLSHLGHSLGHSLGHSLGHSLGHSLGHAGMIPAHHTAFLSGQPIHIIPASALHHTPLALHHVPHGLYPTLFTPRPSQAAAAAAALQLHPLLHPIFSGQDLQHPPNHGS, from the exons ATGGGGATGGGAcggatggagatggag CTGGACTATGCAGAGGACgccacagagaagagaagagtgcTCGAAGTGGAGAAGGAGGATACAGAGGAACTGCGGCAAAAATACAAG GACCaggtggaaaaggaaaaagccaTCGCAAAGGCTCTGGAAGACCTGAGAGCCAATTTCTACTGTGAGCTATGTGACAAACAGTACACCAAGCACCAGGAGTTTGACAACCACATCAACTCTTATGACCACGCTCACAAGCAG AGGCTCAAAGAGCTGAAGCAGAGAGAGTTCGCCCGTAACGTTTCGTCACGTTCCCGAAAAGGCGGAAAGAAGCAAGAAAAGATGCTGCGGCGATTGCACGAGTtggcagagcagaggaaacacCAGGACCG GACTCCAGGAAGTGGGCCCATGTTCAAACCCACCACAGTGGCCGTAGACGGAGAGACGGCAGAAGACGGGGACAACATGACGCCCGAGAACCCTGCTTTGACGGAGTGTGTCCCGGAGCCGGAAAAAAGCCAAGCCTCCCCAAAGCCTGGCCCAGCCATCAGCTTCTCTCTGGGCAAGAacagctcctcctccccgaCCCCGAGCAGTGCGTCCAAAGTCAGCGTCTCCTTCTCTTTTGCCAAGAAAGCTCCGGTGAAGCTGGAGACAGCGGCTGCAGTGTTTGCCGATCACGGTGAGGAGGccatggaggacgaggagagccAGGACGGGGAAAAGGCAGGAGGACAAGAGGAGACACCCGTCTCCGGAACAGAAAGCCCCAAGGGAGTATCGGGAGGagttgaaggaggagagggcgaggagGCGGCGGGGACAGAGGAGGTGCAGCAGCCCGACGACGGAGCCTCGCTTGCCTCCACACTTAACAagctgaagatgatgatgaaaaaggaggaaggatACGCCGGACAGGAGCCTCAGTACTATCACTATATACCTCCAGCTCACTGCCGCGTGAAACCAcactttcagtttttgttgttcatgAAGGCGACGGATCAGTGTGAGATCAAAGtagatgaagacgaggaggaggaggaagacgagctggaagaaaagaagattaAAGAAAGCCCCGAACGAGAACCGAATCCCGACGTTACAGATTCTAGCCCGAACAAGCCCGAACaagaacaagaggaaaaacaagaggaagaggaaaaggaagccACTTCAACCGCCGATTCCGAGCCAACTCCTCCGTCACCTAAAGTGAAGACGCAGGACGTGTCTTCATGCGCGGCAGACGCGGCAGACGTGGCAGACGCAGTTTCCACGGCACCAACTTCACCCCTGCAAAAAGCAGAGAACACACCAGTTACTATGGATTCCAATTCCGGCCCTAAAATCCCCACTGGTCCCTTCTTCCCAGTTCTTAGCAAAGATGAAAGCACCACCCTGCAGTGGCCCTCTGAGCTCCTTGAGTTCACAAAAGCACAGCCTTCCCTGTCTTACAGCTGTAATCCCCTCTACTTCGACTTCAAGCTCTCCCGCAATAAAGGAGCACGTGGTGGTAAAGCGGCAAAGTCGCCTAAGCCCGAAGAATCTGACGACAAGGGGCAAGAGGTGGCGACCTCAACAGCGGAAGTAGACACGACTACTACTAAACCCGGGACCAGCGCCGACAAAGAAAAGTCGGTGACGAAGGGAGAAACTGGCAAATTAGAAGGTGATGAGCAAAAGCCTGAAACTGGCAGCAGCAGtgccaagaagaaaaagaagaagaagaagcataaGAAGTCTGCAAAGCACTCAAAgcgcaaagaaaaagaaaaaggagcgGCACAAGACGCAGAAGGAGAGACGGAGGTAATGCAAGAAAagcccaagaagaagaaaaaacacaaacggaagaagagcaaaaacaaagctCCCAATCAGGAAGAAGCTGCAGGTGACGAAAAGGAGAAGGCGAAACCAAAGTCGGAAGATAAAGCTGTTTCCTCCACTGTTCAGCTGAcaacaggagggggaggagccacaGCAAATACAGGAGTCGAGTTGGGGAAGAGGAAACGTTCCGCTAAGGAAGTGCCTTCCAAGTCTgcggcagaggaaggaggagccAGAAAAAGCTCAGATAAGGCGAACACCTCCGAGGAGCACAGCGGCGCCAAGCGCCAAAAGACGGAGTCTGGCGCATCTCAAGGtgcctcctgctccacctcggCCCAGAAGAGTCCCGGTCCAGGTAGACCCCCGAGCAGCGAGAGCGAAGAGGAAGGGGGCTCCAACACTCAACGCTCACGCCATCACCGGTCAAGTCCCCGGGAACAGCGGCGCCACCACAGTGAGGAATCCAGGCGCTCCTGCAGCCGCTCGTCAAGACGAGGGGAGAGACGGGGCACCAGCCGGCGGCGCCACCGCGGCAAAACCTCCCACAGTCACTCCTACTCCAGCAGCTCCGAGCGCTCCTCGGCGGGCAGCAGCGCCTACAGCCACCGCAGCCGCAGCTACTCCGACAGCTACAGTGACGACAGCGCCGAGGGCCGCAGGCGGCGACGCTCCAAGCGTTCCTCAGAATCTGAGTACGAGCGGAGGGGCAGTCGAGGACGCAGGCGCTCCAGGAGACACCAGTACTCCTCTTCGTCCTCGGACGACTCCCGCTCGCGTTCGCGCAGCTACAGCCGCAGGAAGCGGCACCGGCGGCACCACCGGAGCAGCTCccgcagctccagcagctggagCCGCAGCACCAGCGCCAGGTCCTGGAGGCGCAGCTACAGCCGGAGCCATAGCTCCGCCAGCCGCTCCTCCAGCTCGGCCAAAGTTTCCCCCCACCGCCGGGTTCCCAGGGGCCGCGGTGACGGCGACGCACTCCGCAGAGACTTCAACCGCTCTCGCATCTACCGCTCACAGTCCCCACGATCCAGAGGCCTTAACCGCAACGCCCACTCGTCCAGTTCTCAAGCTCTGAGGCCAGGAGGGTCCCGGGACGCAGGGGAGCAGAAGAACTCCCTCACCGCACGGCAACTTCTGGAGAGGGTTCAGTCGAAAAAAAGTTCCGACGATTCCGCCACTGGAACAAAATCTGGCGTTAAGATTAAAGACCCGCCTCAGGGCTACTTTGGTCCCAAACTACCCCCGACCTTGGGGAGTAAAGCCATGCTTCCGCTCTTTGGCAAACTGCAGGCAGGGAAGAAGCCCTTGATTCCCTTAACCAGACCGGACGAGGGCGAGAAATCAGGAACGGGGAAGGAGGCCGAGGCCGAAGTCATCCTGGTAGAGCCCATCAGGGAatttcctcctccaccgccgcctccagctccacctgttCAAAAGGTTGAGGAAGCCCCACAGATCACCGTCGTACAGGAGGAGACGCAGCACCCAGCTACAGAAGAAGTGCTCCAAGACCCTCAGCAGTTGTTTGAACAGGAGCCTTCCATGATGATGCCTCAGTACCAAGGAGATCCAGGACAGGACCCCTCCCAGAACCCCATGATGGAGCCCCTCATGCCGGAAATGCAGCAGCCCCAGCAGATGCACGCGTACCCTGCGTATCCACCGCCCGACCTGGAGGGCGAGGGcatggaggcggaggaggacggacTGGCTCCTCTGGAGAGTCAGCCCATCACCTTCACGccggaggagatggagaagtaCAGCAAGCTGCAGCAGGCAGCGCAGCAGcacatccagcagcagcttATGGCCAAGCAGGTCAAGACGTTCCCCTCGgccgccgctgcagcagctgctgccaaCATGGCCGCCAACTTGGCGCCGGCTCCGCCTCAGCCGACCCTGCAGCAGATCCACATCCAGCAGCCAACCGTGTCCATGGCCTCCGGCACGTCGATCACCACCATGCAACATGCCATCCTGCAACACCACGCCGCCACCGCCGCGGCCATGGGCATACACCCGGCGCACGCCCACCACCCGCACCCCGCGCACGCCCAGTTGGCCCAGGTGCACCACATTCCCCAGCACCACTTCACCCCCATCTCCCTGTCCCATCTGGGCCATTCCCTGGGCCACTCCCTCGGACACTCCCTGGGCCACTCCCTCGGACACTCGCTGGGCCACGCGGGGATGATCCCCGCCCACCATACCGCCTTCCTCTCTGGTCAGCCCATACACATTATTCCCGCCTCCGCACTTCACCACACCCCTCTGGCTCTGCACCACGTCCCACATGGCCTCTACCCGACACTCTTCACACCTCGGCCCTCgcaggccgccgccgccgcagcggCGCTCCAGCTCCACCCACTCCTACACCCGATATTTTCAGGGCAGGACCTCCAGCACCCCCCCAACCATGGCTCTTGA